CCAACTGCTGCGTCTTCCAAGCCACAAGGCACCTCGGTACAAGCCGAAACAGTTGTGCCTCTTTCCAACACACAACTCCAGATGTTCAAGACTATGACAAGGTCATTGACCATCCCACACTTTCTCTACGCGGACGAGATTGACTTCACGAGTCTCGTGGAGCTTCGGAAGCGACTAAACCGTGTTATTGCCAAGGGCCCTACAGCCGACGGACAACCTACCAAGCTATCATATCTACCCTTTATAGTTAAGGCTGTCTCATTAGCGTTGAATCAGTACCCAATGCTCAATGCCAGGGTGGATGTTGACCCCAAGACTAACAAGCCATGCCTCGTTCATCGATCACAACACAACATTGGTATCGCTATGGACACCACCGGAGGGCTTGTCGTGCCCGTGATCAAGAACGTCGCTTCTCTCAACATCCTATCCATCGCGGCAGAGCTCTCACGGCTTCAGGCATTGGCCAGCCAGGGTAAGCTTAAGCCAGCTGATTTCCAAGGGGGCACCATTACAGTGTCCAATATTGGAAACGTGGGTGGTACATACGTCAGTCCTGTCATTGTGGAACGCGAAGTGGCCATTCTGGGCATTGGACGCATGCGCACAGTACCTGCGtttgacgagaacgagaacatggtcaagaagcaggTCACCAACTTCAGCTGGAGTGCTGATCACCGAGTTATTGATGGCGCTACCATGGCGCGAGCCGCTGAGGTTGTAAGACAAATAGTGGAAGAGCCGGATCTTATGGTAATGCATCTGAAATAGATAAGAGGGCGTTAATGTATATAATCTAGATTACCAAAAATTCATAAATTACGAACACGAAAGAGGATATACAAAGCTGGTGAGACGCTGCTGAGCCGCGATATTGCATTGTTCCTCGGCAATGAATCCCGGTTTGGCTAAATCTCAAGGTCTCATTTTTGATAATGGCGAGGCGAAGGGAGTGAGCGGCCGGAGAATCCATACAATCtacatcagcatcaagagtgatgatgttggcccaAGCTATAGAACCCTGATTCCGTTGCATTGATAACCTCGTGATGCAAATCGCTCAGTCTCCAATGCCGAATGGGTTTTACCCTGCATGATGACAACACACCGACCCGAAGCTTCCAATTACATTCCAAGTATTAGTATGAGCTATCACTCGCTCGCTTGTCGGTCAGAGGCATTTTCAATCAGACGAGCTGAGCCGTGGTCAAGTGGGTTGagttgtcatgatgcagTAGACTTTGTTCAACTGGATAGCTGAAAGCCAATGCCGGAACAGATGTCTCCTCCGCGAGTAAAATTACAGGAA
This genomic interval from Fusarium verticillioides 7600 chromosome 1, whole genome shotgun sequence contains the following:
- a CDS encoding 2-oxoisovalerate dehydrogenase E2 component (dihydrolipoyl transacylase), with the protein product MFLQRGSRALQKQWHVAKGMGSMVVGSRAPMMAKTQRWFSESRRLMAVKPVVLADIGEGIVECEVIQWFVEPGARVEEFSPLCEVQSDKASVEITSRFSGVVKKLHYEAGEMAKVGKPFVDIDIEGEAKAEDVDALSNQQADKVDVPPPPPTASEAGTEQQANLEAPIETTVREKGKCASIATPAVRHLSKELNVNIADVDGTGRDGRVLKEDIYRFVKERDAKDSAQQVSPTAASSKPQGTSVQAETVVPLSNTQLQMFKTMTRSLTIPHFLYADEIDFTSLVELRKRLNRVIAKGPTADGQPTKLSYLPFIVKAVSLALNQYPMLNARVDVDPKTNKPCLVHRSQHNIGIAMDTTGGLVVPVIKNVASLNILSIAAELSRLQALASQGKLKPADFQGGTITVSNIGNVGGTYVSPVIVEREVAILGIGRMRTVPAFDENENMVKKQVTNFSWSADHRVIDGATMARAAEVVRQIVEEPDLMVMHLK